In Methanoregula formicica SMSP, the DNA window ACCTACTGAATTTTCCCCCACTCTTTTTGGCTAAGTCAGCCGTCAACAGATTTGAAATGCGAATAGATTACGAAGCTATGTTTTGTAGAAATTCTTTGAAACAATGATGGGGGCTGATGCCCCCATACCCCCAATCAGGATGCTTGCCGCCGCCGACTCGAAGAACCTGATGGTTCTTCTCGATTTCATGGCTCTGATGAACCATTCAATTCCCGAAGGGCGCCCCGCGGCGGCCTCAAATTCCTTTTTACGAAAACAACTCCTTGTCGAAGTATCACTATCAGGTAATGCAGAGGCATCCTCAGCGCCCCCGCCCCCATTGGGGGCAGGACTGGCGCAAGGGGGGCAATTATCCAAAAGGAATTTTCCTACAAAGCATAAAGTTCTGCCAGCGATTCTCTGTTGGAAGTCACAACCTTAAAAAAAAGAGATTCAGGGCCGGCTGGAAAAATTATTTCCGCCGGTTCTTTTTGATCTTGGCTTTTGCCAGTTTTTCTATTGCAGGAATATCTGCCTCTTCTTTGACGAGGAGTTTCCGGGCCTGTACTGCTGCATCGACGAATGCCTTGCCGGTGGTGTTCCGGATGAGGAGCGTGGTCATCCCCTGGGGGCTGCCAATGGATCCGGCAGAGATGTCGGCATAGAGTGAAGTAAAGTCCGTGCAGGAATGACAGCCTGTACGGATGCAGGACTCCAGTTCCGAAAGAGGAATGCTCGTCACTGTTGATGGGAAAACGCGGACGCTCGGTGACTCGCTCGCACGACGCACAGGGGGCTCGGACTCGCCGCTGATGCGGCTCCTTACCTTCGCGCCCCTGTTGCGGTGCTCGCTCGGGCCGCTTGGCCTTTACGACCTACCGCTCGTGTTTTGCAGGAATTGCCATACCCGGCAACAGCCCCACAGATTGTGAGACGATTACGGGAATGGAGGGATGATTGGATCTCCCCATTCGACAATTTTCCGATTTTTTTTGATTACACCATGAATATGTTACAATAACATTAAAAATTTTAAAGCTGTTATAATTTCATAATGACGTCAAAATTTTCAATAGACGTTCTTTATCGAAAATCGATATCGAACGATCGACATCATACGATTTTATATGATCGTAAGATTAAACTGGAGATCGTACGACGGGGTTCACCTTGAGTCGAAACAGAGATGAACCTCGCCTGCCCGTAGGCATTATACAATATTCTTCTATTCTTATGAAGATTTGCATCATGCCTCTGAAAAAAACCGATAAAAGGAGGTATTGAAACATATGAGATTATTCAAACCTGCAGTCATCCTGCTCGTATTGTTGCTCGCAGCGATGATTATGGTACCGATAGCGAGTGCTGCACCGAATAAAGTAATGGATGTGAATTTTG includes these proteins:
- a CDS encoding Coenzyme F420 hydrogenase/dehydrogenase, beta subunit C-terminal domain gives rise to the protein MTSIPLSELESCIRTGCHSCTDFTSLYADISAGSIGSPQGMTTLLIRNTTGKAFVDAAVQARKLLVKEEADIPAIEKLAKAKIKKNRRK